A region from the Solibacillus sp. FSL H8-0523 genome encodes:
- a CDS encoding DUF485 domain-containing protein, translating to MSSLGEKHSGKRSDINYEAIDRLESFNAFVKKKNTFLFGITFTFLTFYILLPILAFTPVLQQKAIGSITWVWVYSAALFVMTIVLCTLYIKMASKFDKAAAAVLTEYDKAGA from the coding sequence ATGAGTAGTTTAGGGGAAAAACACTCAGGAAAGCGCAGTGATATCAACTACGAGGCAATCGATCGTTTGGAGTCATTCAATGCGTTTGTAAAGAAAAAAAACACATTTTTATTCGGTATTACTTTTACTTTTTTGACATTTTACATACTGTTACCGATTTTAGCGTTCACGCCTGTGTTACAACAGAAAGCAATTGGTAGCATTACATGGGTTTGGGTTTATTCGGCTGCCCTATTCGTCATGACAATCGTGCTTTGTACGCTATACATTAAAATGGCATCAAAGTTCGACAAAGCAGCTGCGGCTGTATTAA